The Symphalangus syndactylus isolate Jambi chromosome 8, NHGRI_mSymSyn1-v2.1_pri, whole genome shotgun sequence genome includes a window with the following:
- the GSTZ1 gene encoding maleylacetoacetate isomerase isoform X1, whose translation MTESGKPILYSYFRSSCSWRVRIALALKGIDYETVPINLIKDGGQQFSKDFQALNPMKQVPALKIDGITIYQSLAIIEYLEETRPTPQLLPQDPKKRASARMISDLIAGGIQPLQNLSVLKQVGEDIQLTWAQNAITSGFNALEQILQSTAGIYCVGDEVTMADLCLVPQVANAERFKVDLTPYPTISSINKRLLVLEAFQVSHPCRQPDTPTELRA comes from the exons ATGACAGAGTCTGGCAAG CCCATCCTCTATTCCTATTTCCGAAGCTCCTGCTCATGGAGAGTTCGAATTG CTCTGGCCTTGAAAGGCATTGACTACGAGACGGTGCCCATCAATCTCATAAAGGATGGGGGCCAACAG TTCTCTAAGGACTTCCAGGCACTGAATCCCATGAAGCAGGTGCCAGCCTTGAAGATTGATGGAATCACCATTTACCAGTCA CTGGCCATCATTGAGTATCTTGAGGAGACGCGTCCCActccgcaacttctgcctcaggACCCAAAGAAGAGGGCCAGCGCGCGTATGATTTCTGACCTCATCGCTGGTGGCATCCAGCCCCTGCAG AACCTGTCTGTCCTGAAGCAAGTGGGAGAGGATATCCAGCTGACCTGGGCCCAGAACGCCATCACTTCTGGCTTTAACG CCCTGGAGCAGATCCTACAGAGCACAGCAGGCATCTACTGTGTAGGAGATGAG GTGACCATGGCTGATCTGTGCTTGGTGCCTCAGGTGGCAAATGCTGAAAG ATTCAAGGTGGATCTCACCCCCTACCCTACCATCAGCTCCATCAACAAGAGGCTGCTGGTCTTGGAGGCCTTCCAGGTGTCTCACCCCTGCCGGCAGCCAGATACACCCACTGAGCTGAGGGCCTAG
- the GSTZ1 gene encoding maleylacetoacetate isomerase isoform X2, with the protein MQAGKPILYSYFRSSCSWRVRIALALKGIDYETVPINLIKDGGQQFSKDFQALNPMKQVPALKIDGITIYQSLAIIEYLEETRPTPQLLPQDPKKRASARMISDLIAGGIQPLQNLSVLKQVGEDIQLTWAQNAITSGFNALEQILQSTAGIYCVGDEVTMADLCLVPQVANAERFKVDLTPYPTISSINKRLLVLEAFQVSHPCRQPDTPTELRA; encoded by the exons ATGCAGGCGGGGAAG CCCATCCTCTATTCCTATTTCCGAAGCTCCTGCTCATGGAGAGTTCGAATTG CTCTGGCCTTGAAAGGCATTGACTACGAGACGGTGCCCATCAATCTCATAAAGGATGGGGGCCAACAG TTCTCTAAGGACTTCCAGGCACTGAATCCCATGAAGCAGGTGCCAGCCTTGAAGATTGATGGAATCACCATTTACCAGTCA CTGGCCATCATTGAGTATCTTGAGGAGACGCGTCCCActccgcaacttctgcctcaggACCCAAAGAAGAGGGCCAGCGCGCGTATGATTTCTGACCTCATCGCTGGTGGCATCCAGCCCCTGCAG AACCTGTCTGTCCTGAAGCAAGTGGGAGAGGATATCCAGCTGACCTGGGCCCAGAACGCCATCACTTCTGGCTTTAACG CCCTGGAGCAGATCCTACAGAGCACAGCAGGCATCTACTGTGTAGGAGATGAG GTGACCATGGCTGATCTGTGCTTGGTGCCTCAGGTGGCAAATGCTGAAAG ATTCAAGGTGGATCTCACCCCCTACCCTACCATCAGCTCCATCAACAAGAGGCTGCTGGTCTTGGAGGCCTTCCAGGTGTCTCACCCCTGCCGGCAGCCAGATACACCCACTGAGCTGAGGGCCTAG
- the GSTZ1 gene encoding maleylacetoacetate isomerase isoform X4 has translation MKQVPALKIDGITIYQSLAIIEYLEETRPTPQLLPQDPKKRASARMISDLIAGGIQPLQNLSVLKQVGEDIQLTWAQNAITSGFNALEQILQSTAGIYCVGDEVTMADLCLVPQVANAERFKVDLTPYPTISSINKRLLVLEAFQVSHPCRQPDTPTELRA, from the exons ATGAAGCAGGTGCCAGCCTTGAAGATTGATGGAATCACCATTTACCAGTCA CTGGCCATCATTGAGTATCTTGAGGAGACGCGTCCCActccgcaacttctgcctcaggACCCAAAGAAGAGGGCCAGCGCGCGTATGATTTCTGACCTCATCGCTGGTGGCATCCAGCCCCTGCAG AACCTGTCTGTCCTGAAGCAAGTGGGAGAGGATATCCAGCTGACCTGGGCCCAGAACGCCATCACTTCTGGCTTTAACG CCCTGGAGCAGATCCTACAGAGCACAGCAGGCATCTACTGTGTAGGAGATGAG GTGACCATGGCTGATCTGTGCTTGGTGCCTCAGGTGGCAAATGCTGAAAG ATTCAAGGTGGATCTCACCCCCTACCCTACCATCAGCTCCATCAACAAGAGGCTGCTGGTCTTGGAGGCCTTCCAGGTGTCTCACCCCTGCCGGCAGCCAGATACACCCACTGAGCTGAGGGCCTAG
- the GSTZ1 gene encoding maleylacetoacetate isomerase isoform X3: MQAGKPILYSYFRSSCSWRVRIALALKGIDYETVPINLIKDGGQQFSKDFQALNPMKQVPALKIDGITIYQSNLSVLKQVGEDIQLTWAQNAITSGFNALEQILQSTAGIYCVGDEVTMADLCLVPQVANAERFKVDLTPYPTISSINKRLLVLEAFQVSHPCRQPDTPTELRA, encoded by the exons ATGCAGGCGGGGAAG CCCATCCTCTATTCCTATTTCCGAAGCTCCTGCTCATGGAGAGTTCGAATTG CTCTGGCCTTGAAAGGCATTGACTACGAGACGGTGCCCATCAATCTCATAAAGGATGGGGGCCAACAG TTCTCTAAGGACTTCCAGGCACTGAATCCCATGAAGCAGGTGCCAGCCTTGAAGATTGATGGAATCACCATTTACCAGTCA AACCTGTCTGTCCTGAAGCAAGTGGGAGAGGATATCCAGCTGACCTGGGCCCAGAACGCCATCACTTCTGGCTTTAACG CCCTGGAGCAGATCCTACAGAGCACAGCAGGCATCTACTGTGTAGGAGATGAG GTGACCATGGCTGATCTGTGCTTGGTGCCTCAGGTGGCAAATGCTGAAAG ATTCAAGGTGGATCTCACCCCCTACCCTACCATCAGCTCCATCAACAAGAGGCTGCTGGTCTTGGAGGCCTTCCAGGTGTCTCACCCCTGCCGGCAGCCAGATACACCCACTGAGCTGAGGGCCTAG